The following are encoded in a window of Alosa sapidissima isolate fAloSap1 chromosome 10, fAloSap1.pri, whole genome shotgun sequence genomic DNA:
- the LOC121720786 gene encoding dual specificity protein kinase CLK2-like isoform X2 codes for MYLKCDGLDRGEPRSRTRRSLIKMAESVLDEKEEAQEESERSESPSVKDDNHGHLVYQNGDVLQERYEIEGSLGEGTFGKVVQCLDHSKTGRRVALKIIRNVEKYKEAAHLEINVLERINAQDPDHKHFCVQMLDWFDYHGHMCISFELLSLSTFDFMKQNHYLPYPVNQIRHMAQQICLAVQFLHDNKLTHTDLKPENILFVNPDFSVTYNPEKKREERTIKDTSVRLVDFGSATFDHEHHSTIVSTRHYRAPEVILELGWSHPCDVWSIGCILFEYYQGYTLYQTHDNREHLAMMQRIQGPLPSRMIRRTRKQKYFVRGKLFWDENSSAGRYVRENCRALKKYMLSDSEEHEQLVDLLGRLMEYEPSKRISLSASLRHPFFSALTPSLSAYSWVWASSMDISR; via the exons CGGAGTGAGAGTCCCTCAGTGAAGGATGACAACCACGGTCACCTGGTTTACCAGAATGGAGATGTGCTTCAGGAGAGAT ATGAGATCGAGGGCAGTCTGGGTGAGGGCACCTTTGGAAAGGTTGTTCAGTGTTTAGACCACAGCAA GACTGGACGGCGAGTGGCGCTGAAGATCATCAGGAACGTGGAGAAGTACAAGGAGGCGGCTCATCTGGAGATCAACGTCTTGGAGAGGATCAATGCCCAAGACCCAGACCACAAACA tttttgtgtgcagatgcTGGACTGGTTCGACTACCATGGTCACATGTGTATCAGCTTTGAGCTGCTGTCTCTCAGCACGTTTGACTTCATGAAGCAGAATCATTACCTGCCCTACCCTGTCAATCAGATACGTCACATGGCCCAGCAGATCTGCCTCGCCGTGCAGT TTCTCCATGACAACAAGCTGACACACACCGACCTGAAACCAGAGAACATCTTGTTTGTGAATCCGGACTTCTCTGTCACGTACAACCCTGAGAAG AAGCGGGAGGAGCGGACCATTAAGGACACATCGGTGAGACTGGTGGATTTTGGCAGCGCCACTTTTGACCATGAACACCACAGCACCATCGTCTCCACCCGACACTACAGAGCCCCGGAGGTTATACTGG AGCTGGGTTGGAGCCACCCGTGTGATGTGTGGAGCATTGGCTGCATTCTATTTGAGTATTATCAAGGGTACACCCTTTACCAg ACTCATGATAACAGAGAGCACTTGGCCATGATGCAGAGAATACAGGGACCACTCCCCTCTAGAATGATCCGTAGGACcag AAAGCAGAAGTATTTTGTTCGTGGGAAGCTATTTTGGGATGAGAACTCCTCAGCTGGAAGATATGTCAGGGAGAACTGCAGAGCCCTCaaa AAGTACATGCTGTCAGACTCGGAGGAGCATGAGCAGCTGGTGGATCTGCTGGGCCGGCTTATGGAGTACGAGCCGTCCAAACGCATCTCTCTCTCGGCCTCTCTCCGCCACCCCTTCTTCTCGGCCCTCACGCCTAGCCTCTCGGCCTACAGCTGGGTGTGGGCGAGCAGCATGGACATCAGcagatga
- the LOC121720786 gene encoding dual specificity protein kinase CLK2-like isoform X3, with protein sequence MGKTEFYSLYKNFLDCLCHCLCRSESPSVKDDNHGHLVYQNGDVLQERYEIEGSLGEGTFGKVVQCLDHSKTGRRVALKIIRNVEKYKEAAHLEINVLERINAQDPDHKHFCVQMLDWFDYHGHMCISFELLSLSTFDFMKQNHYLPYPVNQIRHMAQQICLAVQFLHDNKLTHTDLKPENILFVNPDFSVTYNPEKKREERTIKDTSVRLVDFGSATFDHEHHSTIVSTRHYRAPEVILELGWSHPCDVWSIGCILFEYYQGYTLYQVQTHDNREHLAMMQRIQGPLPSRMIRRTRKQKYFVRGKLFWDENSSAGRYVRENCRALKKYMLSDSEEHEQLVDLLGRLMEYEPSKRISLSASLRHPFFSALTPSLSAYSWVWASSMDISR encoded by the exons CGGAGTGAGAGTCCCTCAGTGAAGGATGACAACCACGGTCACCTGGTTTACCAGAATGGAGATGTGCTTCAGGAGAGAT ATGAGATCGAGGGCAGTCTGGGTGAGGGCACCTTTGGAAAGGTTGTTCAGTGTTTAGACCACAGCAA GACTGGACGGCGAGTGGCGCTGAAGATCATCAGGAACGTGGAGAAGTACAAGGAGGCGGCTCATCTGGAGATCAACGTCTTGGAGAGGATCAATGCCCAAGACCCAGACCACAAACA tttttgtgtgcagatgcTGGACTGGTTCGACTACCATGGTCACATGTGTATCAGCTTTGAGCTGCTGTCTCTCAGCACGTTTGACTTCATGAAGCAGAATCATTACCTGCCCTACCCTGTCAATCAGATACGTCACATGGCCCAGCAGATCTGCCTCGCCGTGCAGT TTCTCCATGACAACAAGCTGACACACACCGACCTGAAACCAGAGAACATCTTGTTTGTGAATCCGGACTTCTCTGTCACGTACAACCCTGAGAAG AAGCGGGAGGAGCGGACCATTAAGGACACATCGGTGAGACTGGTGGATTTTGGCAGCGCCACTTTTGACCATGAACACCACAGCACCATCGTCTCCACCCGACACTACAGAGCCCCGGAGGTTATACTGG AGCTGGGTTGGAGCCACCCGTGTGATGTGTGGAGCATTGGCTGCATTCTATTTGAGTATTATCAAGGGTACACCCTTTACCAggtacag ACTCATGATAACAGAGAGCACTTGGCCATGATGCAGAGAATACAGGGACCACTCCCCTCTAGAATGATCCGTAGGACcag AAAGCAGAAGTATTTTGTTCGTGGGAAGCTATTTTGGGATGAGAACTCCTCAGCTGGAAGATATGTCAGGGAGAACTGCAGAGCCCTCaaa AAGTACATGCTGTCAGACTCGGAGGAGCATGAGCAGCTGGTGGATCTGCTGGGCCGGCTTATGGAGTACGAGCCGTCCAAACGCATCTCTCTCTCGGCCTCTCTCCGCCACCCCTTCTTCTCGGCCCTCACGCCTAGCCTCTCGGCCTACAGCTGGGTGTGGGCGAGCAGCATGGACATCAGcagatga
- the LOC121720786 gene encoding dual specificity protein kinase CLK2-like isoform X4 yields the protein MGKTEFYSLYKNFLDCLCHCLCRSESPSVKDDNHGHLVYQNGDVLQERYEIEGSLGEGTFGKVVQCLDHSKTGRRVALKIIRNVEKYKEAAHLEINVLERINAQDPDHKHFCVQMLDWFDYHGHMCISFELLSLSTFDFMKQNHYLPYPVNQIRHMAQQICLAVQFLHDNKLTHTDLKPENILFVNPDFSVTYNPEKKREERTIKDTSVRLVDFGSATFDHEHHSTIVSTRHYRAPEVILELGWSHPCDVWSIGCILFEYYQGYTLYQTHDNREHLAMMQRIQGPLPSRMIRRTRKQKYFVRGKLFWDENSSAGRYVRENCRALKKYMLSDSEEHEQLVDLLGRLMEYEPSKRISLSASLRHPFFSALTPSLSAYSWVWASSMDISR from the exons CGGAGTGAGAGTCCCTCAGTGAAGGATGACAACCACGGTCACCTGGTTTACCAGAATGGAGATGTGCTTCAGGAGAGAT ATGAGATCGAGGGCAGTCTGGGTGAGGGCACCTTTGGAAAGGTTGTTCAGTGTTTAGACCACAGCAA GACTGGACGGCGAGTGGCGCTGAAGATCATCAGGAACGTGGAGAAGTACAAGGAGGCGGCTCATCTGGAGATCAACGTCTTGGAGAGGATCAATGCCCAAGACCCAGACCACAAACA tttttgtgtgcagatgcTGGACTGGTTCGACTACCATGGTCACATGTGTATCAGCTTTGAGCTGCTGTCTCTCAGCACGTTTGACTTCATGAAGCAGAATCATTACCTGCCCTACCCTGTCAATCAGATACGTCACATGGCCCAGCAGATCTGCCTCGCCGTGCAGT TTCTCCATGACAACAAGCTGACACACACCGACCTGAAACCAGAGAACATCTTGTTTGTGAATCCGGACTTCTCTGTCACGTACAACCCTGAGAAG AAGCGGGAGGAGCGGACCATTAAGGACACATCGGTGAGACTGGTGGATTTTGGCAGCGCCACTTTTGACCATGAACACCACAGCACCATCGTCTCCACCCGACACTACAGAGCCCCGGAGGTTATACTGG AGCTGGGTTGGAGCCACCCGTGTGATGTGTGGAGCATTGGCTGCATTCTATTTGAGTATTATCAAGGGTACACCCTTTACCAg ACTCATGATAACAGAGAGCACTTGGCCATGATGCAGAGAATACAGGGACCACTCCCCTCTAGAATGATCCGTAGGACcag AAAGCAGAAGTATTTTGTTCGTGGGAAGCTATTTTGGGATGAGAACTCCTCAGCTGGAAGATATGTCAGGGAGAACTGCAGAGCCCTCaaa AAGTACATGCTGTCAGACTCGGAGGAGCATGAGCAGCTGGTGGATCTGCTGGGCCGGCTTATGGAGTACGAGCCGTCCAAACGCATCTCTCTCTCGGCCTCTCTCCGCCACCCCTTCTTCTCGGCCCTCACGCCTAGCCTCTCGGCCTACAGCTGGGTGTGGGCGAGCAGCATGGACATCAGcagatga
- the LOC121720786 gene encoding dual specificity protein kinase CLK2-like isoform X1, with protein sequence MYLKCDGLDRGEPRSRTRRSLIKMAESVLDEKEEAQEESERSESPSVKDDNHGHLVYQNGDVLQERYEIEGSLGEGTFGKVVQCLDHSKTGRRVALKIIRNVEKYKEAAHLEINVLERINAQDPDHKHFCVQMLDWFDYHGHMCISFELLSLSTFDFMKQNHYLPYPVNQIRHMAQQICLAVQFLHDNKLTHTDLKPENILFVNPDFSVTYNPEKKREERTIKDTSVRLVDFGSATFDHEHHSTIVSTRHYRAPEVILELGWSHPCDVWSIGCILFEYYQGYTLYQVQTHDNREHLAMMQRIQGPLPSRMIRRTRKQKYFVRGKLFWDENSSAGRYVRENCRALKKYMLSDSEEHEQLVDLLGRLMEYEPSKRISLSASLRHPFFSALTPSLSAYSWVWASSMDISR encoded by the exons CGGAGTGAGAGTCCCTCAGTGAAGGATGACAACCACGGTCACCTGGTTTACCAGAATGGAGATGTGCTTCAGGAGAGAT ATGAGATCGAGGGCAGTCTGGGTGAGGGCACCTTTGGAAAGGTTGTTCAGTGTTTAGACCACAGCAA GACTGGACGGCGAGTGGCGCTGAAGATCATCAGGAACGTGGAGAAGTACAAGGAGGCGGCTCATCTGGAGATCAACGTCTTGGAGAGGATCAATGCCCAAGACCCAGACCACAAACA tttttgtgtgcagatgcTGGACTGGTTCGACTACCATGGTCACATGTGTATCAGCTTTGAGCTGCTGTCTCTCAGCACGTTTGACTTCATGAAGCAGAATCATTACCTGCCCTACCCTGTCAATCAGATACGTCACATGGCCCAGCAGATCTGCCTCGCCGTGCAGT TTCTCCATGACAACAAGCTGACACACACCGACCTGAAACCAGAGAACATCTTGTTTGTGAATCCGGACTTCTCTGTCACGTACAACCCTGAGAAG AAGCGGGAGGAGCGGACCATTAAGGACACATCGGTGAGACTGGTGGATTTTGGCAGCGCCACTTTTGACCATGAACACCACAGCACCATCGTCTCCACCCGACACTACAGAGCCCCGGAGGTTATACTGG AGCTGGGTTGGAGCCACCCGTGTGATGTGTGGAGCATTGGCTGCATTCTATTTGAGTATTATCAAGGGTACACCCTTTACCAggtacag ACTCATGATAACAGAGAGCACTTGGCCATGATGCAGAGAATACAGGGACCACTCCCCTCTAGAATGATCCGTAGGACcag AAAGCAGAAGTATTTTGTTCGTGGGAAGCTATTTTGGGATGAGAACTCCTCAGCTGGAAGATATGTCAGGGAGAACTGCAGAGCCCTCaaa AAGTACATGCTGTCAGACTCGGAGGAGCATGAGCAGCTGGTGGATCTGCTGGGCCGGCTTATGGAGTACGAGCCGTCCAAACGCATCTCTCTCTCGGCCTCTCTCCGCCACCCCTTCTTCTCGGCCCTCACGCCTAGCCTCTCGGCCTACAGCTGGGTGTGGGCGAGCAGCATGGACATCAGcagatga